One part of the Xylanimonas allomyrinae genome encodes these proteins:
- a CDS encoding metalloregulator ArsR/SmtB family transcription factor, whose amino-acid sequence MTVEATADLTRRAAVHAALGDPARLRIVDTLTLGDASPSELMQVLGITSNLLSHHLGVLRDAGLVTSHRSQGDGRRQYVRLRAGALALALPSVPAPTRVLFVCSANSARSHLAAALWRQASPVPAASAGTRPAAVIHPGAREVARRRHLDLPTVAPRRLDDVAADGDLVVTVCDLAHEEAAVRGDLHWSIPDPVRVGTPAAFDAAYDELSARVRALAARLAA is encoded by the coding sequence ATGACCGTTGAGGCAACGGCGGACCTCACCCGGCGGGCCGCCGTCCACGCCGCGCTCGGCGACCCCGCCCGGCTGCGGATCGTCGACACCCTCACGCTCGGCGACGCCTCGCCGAGCGAGCTCATGCAGGTGCTCGGCATCACGTCCAACCTCCTGTCGCACCACCTCGGCGTGCTGCGCGACGCGGGCCTGGTCACGTCCCACCGCTCGCAGGGCGACGGCCGGCGCCAGTACGTGCGCCTGCGTGCCGGCGCCCTCGCGCTCGCCCTGCCGTCGGTGCCCGCGCCGACGCGCGTGCTGTTCGTGTGCAGCGCCAACTCCGCCCGCTCCCACCTGGCCGCGGCACTGTGGCGCCAGGCGTCGCCCGTCCCGGCGGCCTCCGCGGGCACCCGCCCCGCGGCGGTCATCCACCCGGGCGCCCGGGAGGTCGCCCGCCGGCGCCACCTCGACCTCCCGACCGTCGCACCGCGCCGGCTCGACGACGTCGCCGCGGACGGCGACCTCGTCGTCACGGTCTGCGACCTCGCGCACGAGGAGGCCGCCGTCCGCGGCGACCTGCACTGGTCGATCCCCGACCCCGTCCGCGTGGGCACCCCGGCGGCGTTCGACGCCGCCTACGACGAGCTGTCGGCGCGCGTCCGGGCCCTGGCCGCCCGCCTGGCCGCGTGA
- a CDS encoding ArsR/SmtB family transcription factor yields the protein MTTSLPLVGTTSDACGRPAAAGLGAEQAGAVARTFKALSDPARVRLLSIIAAAPEGDACICDLTEPVGLSQPTVSHHMKLLAEAGLVTREQRGRWAHYAVAPGARALLAASADAALQPADVAGAAERS from the coding sequence ATGACGACGTCGCTCCCCCTGGTCGGCACCACGAGCGACGCGTGCGGCCGTCCGGCCGCCGCCGGCCTCGGCGCCGAGCAGGCCGGCGCCGTCGCCCGGACGTTCAAGGCGCTGAGCGACCCCGCACGCGTGCGGCTGCTGTCGATCATCGCCGCAGCCCCCGAGGGCGACGCGTGCATCTGCGACCTCACGGAGCCGGTCGGGCTGTCCCAGCCCACGGTGTCCCACCACATGAAGCTCCTGGCCGAGGCCGGGCTGGTCACGCGTGAGCAGCGCGGGCGCTGGGCCCACTACGCCGTCGCTCCGGGGGCCCGGGCGCTGCTCGCGGCGTCGGCCGACGCGGCCCTCCAGCCTGCCGATGTCGCCGGTGCTGCCGAGCGATCCTGA
- a CDS encoding FAD-dependent oxidoreductase: protein MTSTGTATPVTIVVVGSVAAGTSAAAKARRNTESARITIYERDHDISYSGCGLPYFVGGAVASIDALTPRTPAWFAKRYGVDVRTGHEVVSVDAAARTVEVRDLATGETFTDTYDELVLATGVHPVVPAVPGIPAPGVFTVRTPQDARDIDAWIRDRDARAAVVVGAGYIGLEMAEQLVHRGLDVTVVEALPHAMARLDPDMSARVDAQLRAHGVDLRTRTALTAVEATADGVTGVVVRDGAGEARIAADLVVVAVGVRPNTDLAVQAGVRLGPTGAIAVDRRQHTSVAHVWAAGDVAESFDLVTGEPAWVPLGSTANKTGRILGDAITGGPLEHRGILGTSIVRVFDLGVGGTGLTETAARAAGYDVEVLHNIKPDRPEYLGGRPLVIKAVADRATGRLLGAQVIGSSGADKRLDVLATAITFGADVADLFHLDLAYSPAFATTKDPVHYTGMALDGAIHGRTPLLTPAELVARRGAGETIQVVDVRGAKDRAQGYVDGSVHIPLAELRERAAELDPALVTVTYCNKGVTGNAGQNVLRNLGFDRVYNLSGGHQNYRAFVEARP, encoded by the coding sequence ATGACCAGCACCGGCACCGCCACCCCCGTCACGATCGTCGTCGTGGGCTCGGTCGCGGCAGGGACCTCCGCCGCCGCGAAGGCCCGCCGCAACACCGAGTCGGCGCGCATCACGATCTACGAGCGCGACCACGACATCTCCTACTCGGGCTGCGGCCTGCCGTACTTCGTGGGCGGCGCCGTCGCGAGCATCGACGCGCTGACCCCGCGCACCCCCGCCTGGTTCGCCAAGCGCTACGGCGTGGACGTACGCACGGGGCACGAGGTGGTCTCGGTCGACGCCGCGGCGCGCACCGTCGAGGTGCGCGACCTGGCGACCGGCGAGACGTTCACCGACACCTACGACGAGCTCGTCCTGGCGACGGGCGTGCACCCCGTCGTCCCGGCGGTCCCCGGCATCCCGGCCCCAGGCGTGTTCACCGTGCGCACCCCGCAGGACGCCCGCGACATCGACGCCTGGATCCGGGACCGCGACGCGCGCGCCGCCGTCGTCGTCGGTGCCGGGTACATCGGGCTGGAGATGGCCGAGCAGCTCGTCCACCGGGGGCTGGACGTCACCGTCGTGGAGGCGCTGCCGCACGCGATGGCCCGCCTCGACCCCGACATGTCGGCGCGCGTCGACGCGCAGCTGCGCGCGCACGGCGTCGACCTGCGGACCCGGACGGCACTGACGGCCGTCGAGGCCACGGCCGACGGCGTGACCGGCGTCGTCGTGCGCGACGGCGCCGGGGAGGCACGCATCGCCGCCGACCTGGTGGTCGTGGCCGTGGGCGTGCGCCCGAACACCGACCTCGCCGTGCAGGCGGGCGTGCGGCTCGGGCCCACGGGAGCGATCGCCGTCGACCGCCGCCAGCACACCTCGGTGGCGCACGTGTGGGCGGCGGGCGACGTCGCCGAGTCGTTCGACCTCGTCACCGGCGAGCCGGCCTGGGTGCCGCTCGGGTCGACGGCGAACAAGACCGGCCGCATCCTCGGCGACGCGATCACGGGCGGGCCGCTGGAGCATCGCGGCATCCTGGGCACGTCGATCGTGCGCGTCTTCGACCTGGGCGTCGGGGGCACGGGTCTGACCGAGACGGCCGCGCGCGCGGCCGGGTACGACGTCGAGGTGCTGCACAACATCAAGCCCGACCGCCCCGAGTACCTGGGCGGGCGGCCGCTGGTCATCAAGGCCGTCGCCGACCGGGCGACCGGGCGCCTGCTCGGCGCGCAGGTGATCGGCTCGTCGGGCGCCGACAAGCGTCTCGACGTCCTCGCCACGGCCATCACGTTCGGCGCCGACGTCGCCGACCTGTTCCACCTCGACCTGGCCTACTCCCCCGCCTTCGCGACGACCAAGGACCCGGTGCACTACACGGGCATGGCCCTCGACGGCGCGATCCACGGCCGGACCCCGTTGCTGACCCCCGCCGAGCTCGTCGCCCGCCGCGGGGCGGGCGAGACGATCCAGGTCGTGGACGTGCGGGGCGCGAAGGACCGGGCCCAGGGGTACGTCGACGGCTCGGTGCACATCCCGCTCGCCGAGCTGCGCGAGCGGGCCGCCGAGCTCGACCCGGCCCTGGTCACCGTGACGTACTGCAACAAGGGCGTCACCGGCAACGCCGGTCAGAACGTGCTGCGCAACCTCGGCTTCGATCGGGTCTACAACCTGTCGGGCGGCCACCAGAACTACCGGGCGTTCGTCGAGGCCCGTCCCTGA